A window from Salvia miltiorrhiza cultivar Shanhuang (shh) chromosome 2, IMPLAD_Smil_shh, whole genome shotgun sequence encodes these proteins:
- the LOC131013427 gene encoding uncharacterized protein LOC131013427 isoform X2: MPLLLRAWFEELRKRRMAELKRELVKSENSIGSLESKIKSLEGKKQRSKQGDYGLSETESPLPALDSEATESISRQTSNGENSVGSFTKETSTRASWLCDRQPQAVETETETKPSTSACSEQGKDSSIEKFPEVGYEHGVIIRKKRGQRKRKDCSRAVKERSVGESDNLGSSNSVSTANKETSTNECKRTRIPGSNATRRESLIEIFESVAQSEPAAVFRHRMDSQKRARYRRVIRQHMDIGTIKSRIIGQSIKSAKELFRDLLLLANNALVFYSRRTREYKAAITLRQLVMRDYKLHCRGYCHEATSAFISCNPPVRPRTARPRPHPRPPPCKDKEAASEKPSKPENAVRTTPVGLGKQCDSGRSVLKQSLLKAKKGLKRPAKLKSELGTDPPRKNTPVKQRKRIRR, encoded by the exons ATGCCTTTACTGCTCAG GGCTTGGTTTGAAGAGCTGAGAAAGCGTCGTATGGCAGAGCTCAAGCGAGAACTGGTTAAATCTGAAAACTCAATAGG ATCTCTTGAGTCAAAGATCAAATCACTGGAGGGGAAGAAACAACGCTCCAAACAAGGTGATTACGGTTTGAGCGAGACCGAATCACCTCTACCCGCATTGGATTCAGAAGCCACAGAGTCAATCAGCAGACAGACATCAAATGGTGAAAACTCTGTTGGCAGCTTCACAAAAGAAACGAGCACGAGGGCAAGCTGGTTGTGTGACCGTCAGCCTCAAGCAGTGGAGACAGAGACAGAGACAAAGCCCAGCACTTCTGCCTGTTCCGAGCAGGGAAAGGATTCAAGCATTGAGAAGTTCCCTGAGGTCGGCTATGAGCACGGGGTCATCATTAGGAAGAAACGAGGTCAGAGAAAGAGAAAGGACTGCAGTCGAGCTGTCAAAGAAAGAAGTGTGGGTGAGAGCGACAACTTAGGTTCTTCCAATTCTGTTTCAACTGCAAACAAGGAAACATCAACCAACGAATGTAAGAGAACGAGAATCCCCGGTTCCAATGCCACCAGAAGAGAGAGCTTGATCGAAATATTCGAATCCGTTGCGCAGAGTGAACCAGCAGCAGTCTTCAGACATCGAATGGACAGTCAG AAACGAGCGCGATACAGAAGAGTGATCAGGCAGCACATGGATATTGGCACGATAAAATCAAGAATCATCGGTCAGTCAATAAAATCAGCAAAAGAGCTCTTCCGCGACTTGCTGCTGCTGGCAAACAACGCGCTGGTGTTTTACTCGAGACGCACACGGGAGTACAAGGCGGCAATCACTCTCAGGCAGCTAGTGATGAGAGATTACAAGCTGCATTGCAGAGGGTATTGCCATGAAGCCACGTCGGCCTTCATTTCGTGCAATCCTCCGGTGAGACCACGGACAGCTCGTCCCCGCCCTCACCCTCGTCCTCCACCGTGCAAAGACAAGGAGGCCGCCTCGGAGAAACCTTCGAAACCGGAGAATGCTGTTCGTACCACTCCGGTGGGATTGGGAAAACAATGTGATTCCGGTCGCAGTGTGTTGAAGCAATCCTTGTTGAAGGCTAAGAAAGGATTGAAGAGACCTGCCAAGTTGAAATCTGAATTAGGTACTGATCCACCTCGTAAAAATACACCTGtaaaacaaaggaaaagaatTAGGAGAtga
- the LOC131013427 gene encoding uncharacterized protein LOC131013427 isoform X1: MGAEAAAVWGTWEDLILGGAVVRHGTGDWNVVASELRARTLYPYAFTAQACKERYEDLQKCYSGSTAWFEELRKRRMAELKRELVKSENSIGSLESKIKSLEGKKQRSKQGDYGLSETESPLPALDSEATESISRQTSNGENSVGSFTKETSTRASWLCDRQPQAVETETETKPSTSACSEQGKDSSIEKFPEVGYEHGVIIRKKRGQRKRKDCSRAVKERSVGESDNLGSSNSVSTANKETSTNECKRTRIPGSNATRRESLIEIFESVAQSEPAAVFRHRMDSQKRARYRRVIRQHMDIGTIKSRIIGQSIKSAKELFRDLLLLANNALVFYSRRTREYKAAITLRQLVMRDYKLHCRGYCHEATSAFISCNPPVRPRTARPRPHPRPPPCKDKEAASEKPSKPENAVRTTPVGLGKQCDSGRSVLKQSLLKAKKGLKRPAKLKSELGTDPPRKNTPVKQRKRIRR, translated from the exons ATgggggcggaggcggcggcggtgtgGGGCACGTGGGAGGATCTTATTTTGGGTGGCGCCGTTGTGAGGCACGGAACGGGCGATTGGAACGTCGTCGCTTCGGAGCTTCGTGCGCGCACCCTTTATCCCTATGCCTTTACTGCTCAG GCTTGTAAAGAAAGGTACGAGGACCTACAAAAATGTTATTCGGGATCCAC GGCTTGGTTTGAAGAGCTGAGAAAGCGTCGTATGGCAGAGCTCAAGCGAGAACTGGTTAAATCTGAAAACTCAATAGG ATCTCTTGAGTCAAAGATCAAATCACTGGAGGGGAAGAAACAACGCTCCAAACAAGGTGATTACGGTTTGAGCGAGACCGAATCACCTCTACCCGCATTGGATTCAGAAGCCACAGAGTCAATCAGCAGACAGACATCAAATGGTGAAAACTCTGTTGGCAGCTTCACAAAAGAAACGAGCACGAGGGCAAGCTGGTTGTGTGACCGTCAGCCTCAAGCAGTGGAGACAGAGACAGAGACAAAGCCCAGCACTTCTGCCTGTTCCGAGCAGGGAAAGGATTCAAGCATTGAGAAGTTCCCTGAGGTCGGCTATGAGCACGGGGTCATCATTAGGAAGAAACGAGGTCAGAGAAAGAGAAAGGACTGCAGTCGAGCTGTCAAAGAAAGAAGTGTGGGTGAGAGCGACAACTTAGGTTCTTCCAATTCTGTTTCAACTGCAAACAAGGAAACATCAACCAACGAATGTAAGAGAACGAGAATCCCCGGTTCCAATGCCACCAGAAGAGAGAGCTTGATCGAAATATTCGAATCCGTTGCGCAGAGTGAACCAGCAGCAGTCTTCAGACATCGAATGGACAGTCAG AAACGAGCGCGATACAGAAGAGTGATCAGGCAGCACATGGATATTGGCACGATAAAATCAAGAATCATCGGTCAGTCAATAAAATCAGCAAAAGAGCTCTTCCGCGACTTGCTGCTGCTGGCAAACAACGCGCTGGTGTTTTACTCGAGACGCACACGGGAGTACAAGGCGGCAATCACTCTCAGGCAGCTAGTGATGAGAGATTACAAGCTGCATTGCAGAGGGTATTGCCATGAAGCCACGTCGGCCTTCATTTCGTGCAATCCTCCGGTGAGACCACGGACAGCTCGTCCCCGCCCTCACCCTCGTCCTCCACCGTGCAAAGACAAGGAGGCCGCCTCGGAGAAACCTTCGAAACCGGAGAATGCTGTTCGTACCACTCCGGTGGGATTGGGAAAACAATGTGATTCCGGTCGCAGTGTGTTGAAGCAATCCTTGTTGAAGGCTAAGAAAGGATTGAAGAGACCTGCCAAGTTGAAATCTGAATTAGGTACTGATCCACCTCGTAAAAATACACCTGtaaaacaaaggaaaagaatTAGGAGAtga
- the LOC131013427 gene encoding uncharacterized protein LOC131013427 isoform X3, which produces MAELKRELVKSENSIGSLESKIKSLEGKKQRSKQGDYGLSETESPLPALDSEATESISRQTSNGENSVGSFTKETSTRASWLCDRQPQAVETETETKPSTSACSEQGKDSSIEKFPEVGYEHGVIIRKKRGQRKRKDCSRAVKERSVGESDNLGSSNSVSTANKETSTNECKRTRIPGSNATRRESLIEIFESVAQSEPAAVFRHRMDSQKRARYRRVIRQHMDIGTIKSRIIGQSIKSAKELFRDLLLLANNALVFYSRRTREYKAAITLRQLVMRDYKLHCRGYCHEATSAFISCNPPVRPRTARPRPHPRPPPCKDKEAASEKPSKPENAVRTTPVGLGKQCDSGRSVLKQSLLKAKKGLKRPAKLKSELGTDPPRKNTPVKQRKRIRR; this is translated from the exons ATGGCAGAGCTCAAGCGAGAACTGGTTAAATCTGAAAACTCAATAGG ATCTCTTGAGTCAAAGATCAAATCACTGGAGGGGAAGAAACAACGCTCCAAACAAGGTGATTACGGTTTGAGCGAGACCGAATCACCTCTACCCGCATTGGATTCAGAAGCCACAGAGTCAATCAGCAGACAGACATCAAATGGTGAAAACTCTGTTGGCAGCTTCACAAAAGAAACGAGCACGAGGGCAAGCTGGTTGTGTGACCGTCAGCCTCAAGCAGTGGAGACAGAGACAGAGACAAAGCCCAGCACTTCTGCCTGTTCCGAGCAGGGAAAGGATTCAAGCATTGAGAAGTTCCCTGAGGTCGGCTATGAGCACGGGGTCATCATTAGGAAGAAACGAGGTCAGAGAAAGAGAAAGGACTGCAGTCGAGCTGTCAAAGAAAGAAGTGTGGGTGAGAGCGACAACTTAGGTTCTTCCAATTCTGTTTCAACTGCAAACAAGGAAACATCAACCAACGAATGTAAGAGAACGAGAATCCCCGGTTCCAATGCCACCAGAAGAGAGAGCTTGATCGAAATATTCGAATCCGTTGCGCAGAGTGAACCAGCAGCAGTCTTCAGACATCGAATGGACAGTCAG AAACGAGCGCGATACAGAAGAGTGATCAGGCAGCACATGGATATTGGCACGATAAAATCAAGAATCATCGGTCAGTCAATAAAATCAGCAAAAGAGCTCTTCCGCGACTTGCTGCTGCTGGCAAACAACGCGCTGGTGTTTTACTCGAGACGCACACGGGAGTACAAGGCGGCAATCACTCTCAGGCAGCTAGTGATGAGAGATTACAAGCTGCATTGCAGAGGGTATTGCCATGAAGCCACGTCGGCCTTCATTTCGTGCAATCCTCCGGTGAGACCACGGACAGCTCGTCCCCGCCCTCACCCTCGTCCTCCACCGTGCAAAGACAAGGAGGCCGCCTCGGAGAAACCTTCGAAACCGGAGAATGCTGTTCGTACCACTCCGGTGGGATTGGGAAAACAATGTGATTCCGGTCGCAGTGTGTTGAAGCAATCCTTGTTGAAGGCTAAGAAAGGATTGAAGAGACCTGCCAAGTTGAAATCTGAATTAGGTACTGATCCACCTCGTAAAAATACACCTGtaaaacaaaggaaaagaatTAGGAGAtga
- the LOC131013426 gene encoding E3 ubiquitin-protein ligase JMJ24 — MDHPRSISAGGEDNVAIPDDLRCKRSDGKQWRCTAMSMPDKTVCEKHYIQAKKRAANSAMRASIKKAKRKSVGESDIYLESKSDDMDLPLSSQFGDYSGSSGKKKKEKSSKAQASYSPEMPAGRSLSGRSSLRSTDDLDRDGSDYEDSRRSYRTPPTSVVDSERSKSQKMFEISPMTETSDGSSESSDDTEGQPCHQCRSTNKDKVVWCLKCDRRGYCENCILTWYSDISVQEIQRVCPACRGTCSCRVCMRGDNLIKARIREISAQDKLQYLYCLLSAVLPIVKRIHAEQCFEVELEKRLRGNEIDLVRTKLNADEQMCCDFCRIPIIDYHRHCTNCSYDLCLNCCKDIREASTPSVNEELNDIALETNDCDKGPDCARLTHMQLNLLKRFSSWKADHDGSIQCPPKAYGGCGSSILTLKRIFKMNWVAKLVKNVEEMVNGCRINNSGDSEETGGSPRLLQAANRENDSDNFLYCPSSEDLKSEGIKDFRMQWSRRKPVIIKEVCDDSAMTIWDPMAIWKGIKETAEEKMKDAKRIFKAVDCTDWTEVNVELEEFIKGYFDGRVDENGKPQLLKLKDWPSPSASEEFLLYQRPDFISKLPLLEFIHSKWGLLNVAAKLPHYSLQNDVGPKIFISYGNVEEIGEGDSRNNLHLNMRDMVFLLVHSFEAKLKGPQSTNIDIQNTVIQSDTKELHSDSEIRLNSDVLPNSSPDGVDSAADAHSDNSEKNDDKGIEESSIVEGNGVSDSKIRSSGNVLEKVEAGAHWDIFRYEDIPKLMEYVSLHWADLGKADDINDNSVSRPLYDGVVYLNRHHKSRLKEEFCVEPWSFEQHLGEAVFIPAGSPFQVRHLQSSVQLGLDFLSPESLAESMRLSEEIRGLPNDHDLKLQILEVGKISLYAASSAIKEVQKLVLDPKFGPELDFEDPNLTSLVSKNLENMVKRRQIACS; from the exons ATGGATCATCCACGTTCCATCTCTGCGGGAGGTGAGGACAATGTTGCAATTCCTGATGATTTGCGTTGTAAGAGATCCGATGGGAAACAGTGGAGATGCACTGCCATGTCCATGCCCGACAAGACGGTATGCGAAAAGCATTACATCCAGGCAAAGAAGAGGGCAGCTAATTCTGCAATGCGTGCAAGTATAAAGAAAGCTAAGAGGAAATCCGTAGGTGAAAGTGATATCTATTTGGAAAGCAAGAGTGATGATATGGATCTACCACTCAGTTCTCAATTTGGGGATTACTCTGGGTCCTctgggaagaagaagaaggagaaatcATCGAAAGCCCAGGCCAGTTACTCACCTGAGATGCCGGCGGGCAGGAGTCTTTCAGGTCGAAGTTCTCTGAGGTCAACTGATGATCTTGACAGAGATGGGTCTGACTATGAAGACAGTAGACGATCGTATAGAACGCCCCCCACATCTGTGGTGGATTCAGAAAGAAGCAAATCACAGAAGATGTTTGAGATTAGTCCTATGACG GAGACTTCTGATGGAAGTTCAGAGTCATCTGATGATACTGAGGGACAGCCTTGTCATCAATGTCGGAGCACTAACAAGGATAAAGTGGTTTGGTGCCTTAAATGCGATCGTAGAGGATATTGCGAGAACTGTATTTTGACATG GTATTCGGACATCTCCGTACAGGAAATTCAGAGGGTTTGTCCAGCATGCCGTGGTACGTGTAGTTGCAGGGTGTGCATGCGAGGGGATAATCTTATTAAA GCAAGGATCCGAGAGATATCTGCACAAGACAAATTGCAGTACCTCTACTGTCTTTTATCAGCAGTGCTCCCAATTGTGAAACGGATCCATGCAGAGCAGTGCTTTGAGGTGGAGCTGGAAAAAAGGCTTCGAG GAAATGAAATAGATCTTGTCAGAACTAAATTAAATGCTGATGAGCAGATGTGCTG TGATTTCTGCAGGATACCTATTATTGATTATCACCGGCACTGCACAAATTGCTCATACGATTTGTGCCTTAACTGCTGCAAAGATATCAGGGAAGCATCCACGCCTTCTGTCAATGAAGAGTTAAATGATATTGCTCTTGAAACAAATGATTGTGACAAAGGGCCTGATTGTGCAAGATTAACTCATATGCAgctaaatttattaaaaagatTTTCCAGTTGGAAAGCTGATCATGATGGAAGTATTCAATGTCCCCCAAAGGCATATGGAGGCTGTGGGTCCTCCATTTTAACTCTAAAGCGTATCTTCAAGATGAACTGGGTTGCTAAATTGGTGAAAAATGTTGAAGAAATGGTCAATGGCTGTAGGATAAATAATTCTGGTGATTCAGAGGAAACTGGAGGTAGTCCCAGGCTTCTCCAGGCTGCAAACAGAGAAAATGATAGTGATAACTTCTTGTATTGTCCATCTTCGGAAGATCTGAAAAGTGAAGGAATTAAAGATTTTAGAATGCAGTGGAGCAGACGGAAGCCTGTTATTATCAAGGAGGTTTGCGATGATTCTGCAATGACAATCTGGGATCCTATGGCTATATGGAAAGGAATTAAAGAGACTGCAGAAGAGAAAATGAAGGATGCTAAAAGAATTTTTAAGGCTGTTGACTGTACTGACTGGACTGAG GTAAATGTAGAACTTGAAGAGTTCATAAAAGGTTACTTTGACGGTAGAGTTGATGAAAATGGGAAACCTCAGTTGTTAAAGTTGAAGGATTGGCCTTCACCTAGTGCTTCAGAAGAGTTTTTGTTGTATCAGAGACCTGACTTCATCAGTAAACTTCCCCTGCTTGAGTTCATCCATTCCAAGTGGGGTCTTCTAAATGTTGCAGCAAAATTGCCTCATTATTCCTTACAAAATGATGTTGGTCCtaagatatttatttcttaTGGAAATGTAGAAGAAATTGGTGAGGGCGATTCTAGGAATAATCTTCATCTCAACATGCGCGACATG GTATTCCTTTTGGTGCACTCATTCGAAGCAAAGTTAAAAGGACCGCAGAGTACAAATATAGATATACAAAATACTGTGATTCAATCTGATACAAAGGAATTGCACAGTGATTCCGAAATTCGTTTGAACAGCGATGTTTTGCCCAACTCATCACCTGATGGAGTGGACTCTGCGGCCGATGCACATTCAGATAACTCTGAGAAAAACGATGATAAAGGAATTGAAGAAAGTAGCATAGTTGAAGGGAATGGTGTCAGTGATTCTAAGATTAGATCCAGTGGGAATGTTCTGGAAAAGGTCGAAGCAGGAGCTCACTGGGACATCTTCCGCTATGAGGATATACCCAAACTAATGGAGTATGTAAGCTTGCACTGGGCAGATCTTGGGAAGGCTGATGATATTAATGATAATTCT GTATCTCGGCCTCTATACGATGGGGTAGTATACTTGAATAGACATCATAAAAGCAGGTTGAAAGAAGAATTCT GTGTTGAACCTTGGTCATTTGAACAGCATTTAGGAGAAGCTGTATTCATTCCTGCCGGAAGTCCCTTCCAAGTACGGCATCTTCAG TCCTCGGTTCAGTTGGGACTTGACTTTCTCTCTCCTGAAAGTCTGGCTGAATCTATGAGATTGTCTGAAGAAATTCGTGGACTTCCAAATGATCATGATTTGAAGCTTCAAATATTGGAG GTTGGAAAAATATCATTATATGCCGCAAGCTCAGCCATTAAAGAAGTTCAGAAGTTGGTTCTTGATCCAAA ATTTGGCCCAGAACTCGATTTTGAGGATCCAAACCTGACTTCGTTGGTGTCCAAGAACTTGGAGAACATGGTGAAGCGCCGACAGATCGCCTGTAGCTAA
- the LOC131008455 gene encoding uncharacterized protein LOC131008455 produces MADKRKKANLTEIERNNIAQWLLQNNKDFKLRYGAKKEAAAMFNIDVRTVWRLWTAARAQKMMGRHVQLVSMKKGSTHSDKKVIDVEKVKQLSVLERSTIRKMANKLEVSKSLVGVWIKEKKIRAHTNTIKPLLTQQNRLSRLTWSLSQLSAISANGRIKFQPMYNTIHIDEKWFYLTKTSDRYYLLPDEIEPYRACKSKRFIEKIMFICVVSRPQYDNEGKMIFDGKFGIFPFTTVVPAVRNNKNRLRGTLETKPIQAITKEVSKDIFINQIIPTIKAKWPRGASRHIIIQQDNAKPHIKGSDPDFVAAATSDGFNIQLICQPPNSPDTNVNDLGFFRAIQSLQDDKLANCVDDLLKNVKDAFEELEPHKLNNVFLTLQGCYHEIIKCRGNNNYKIPHINKERLSRLGVLPECLEVEEQLVRDCLEELRQQQTEQGTIYNLDQLVEGLQQVVLMD; encoded by the exons ATGGCAGACAAACGAAAAAAGGCCAACTTGACAGAAATTGAAAGAAACAACATTGCACAATGGCTTCTCCAAAACAACAAGGACTTCAAGCTTCGGTACGGCGCGAAGAAAGAGGCAGCAGCTATGTTCAACATCGATGTGAGGACGGTTTGGCGACTGTGGACAGCAGCACGCGCACAAAAAATGATGGGAAGACATGTACAACTCGTTTCAATGAAGAAGGGATCAACACATAGCGATAAAAAGGTAATCGACGTGGAAAAAGTAAAGCAACTATCCGTTCTAGAGAGATCAACTATAAGGAAAATGGCAAACAAGCTTGAAGTTAGTAAAAGCTTGGTTGGTGTGTGGATAAAGGAGAAAAAGATTAGAGCACATACCAATACAATTAAACCTCTTCTAACACAGCAAAATAGATTAAGTAGGCTCACTTGGAGCCTTAGTCAATTAAGTGCAATTAGTGCAAATGGAAGAATCAAATTTCAGCCTATGTATAACACAATACACATAGATGAAAAATGGTTTTATTTAACCAAAACATCGGATAGGTACTACCTGCTGCCAGATGAGATAGAGCCTTATAGAGCATGCAAATCTAAGAGATTTATTGAGAAAATCATGTTCATTTGTGTGGTTTCAAGGCCACAATATGACAATGAAGGTAAAATGATTTTTGATGGTAAGTTTGGGATATTTCCATTCACTACGGTGGTGCCGGCAGTTAGGAACAACAAAAACAGATTGAGAGGCACGTTGGAAACAAAGCCGATCCAAGCAATCACAAAGGAAGTGAGCAAAGATATTTTCATCAACCAA attattccaacaattaaggCCAAGTGGCCTCGTGGTGCAAGTAGGCATATAATTATACAACAAGACAATGCGAAGCCCCACATTAAAGGTTCAGACCCTGACTTTGTAGCTGCTGCCACATCAGATGGATTTAACATCCAACTGATATGCCAACCACCGAACTCGCCGGATACAAATGTGAATGATCTAGGGTTTTTCAGAGCAATTCAGTCCCTACAAGATGACAAGTTGGCTAATTGTGTAGATGATTTGCTCAAGAACGTGAAAGATGCATTTGAAGAGCTTGAGCCACACAAGTTAAACAACGTTTTCCTCACACTACAGGGTTGCTACCATGAAATCATAAAATGCAGGGGCAACAACAACTACAAGATTCCACATATCAATAAGGAAAGACTCTCAAGACTTGGAGTTCTCCCAGAATGTTTGGAGGTGGAAGAACAGCTTGTAAGAGACTGTTTGGAAGAGTTAAGACAACAGCAAACTGAACAAGGCACAATCTACAACCTTGATCAACTAGTCGAGGGACTGCAGCAGGTTGTTTTGATGGATTAG